From the genome of Phaeodactylum tricornutum CCAP 1055/1 chromosome 13, whole genome shotgun sequence, one region includes:
- a CDS encoding predicted protein: MVPATRQMTSGAAYSHFLDNVFSLPQGHPIRLSFEQQGYNSVDDLLSIFENELDALGYVPSASPDTHEDPQWTPLLMAHRQILRHFLRWQASLERQKGSPLENSELVALTSGDFILYRRSALGQVSNVPATISPSLNNQLSTSTKARSAVDEFKRGVKRDKTHYPILKDDRYWDNFYRSFVVTAVSHNVEKVLDPSYAPTDPSEKSLFEEQKKFVYSALEHTLQTDMGKNLVREHSFDFNAQEVFRKVVKHYTESASAKIGSSNTLAYLTTAKYGTSWTGTAEGFILHWKNHLRIYNDMVPMAEQLPKQLCLSMLENAVHDIPELRQVKITATLDLAKGGTPLNYEGYLSLLLASASLYDKGNNLSNSRSVKSKRSAFLTDLSYDQPDFTEDNGIDYDIDLSPAVIYEANAHNRKVSPSGHRNRDPATNRERPYIPREMWNQLSDDAKAILQGLSAPDKGPTRSGDVSQRALEANTHAKISNDNGEFNRSEPDNQQAEAFHDCDQTTELLAHLTDRVSHMGDGDIRKVLAASRRTPINCTQSSDNRQQSVQLNVLEYQVSRHSVENKTAALVDRGANGGLAGCDVKVVNKTGRSASITGINEHTLSDLDIVTAAGFVESHKGPIIVIMHQYAYLGKGKTIHSSAQLEHYRNTVEDRSRNVGGQQRIVTLDDYIIPLHVRQGLPYMDMRQPTDSEFESLPHVVLTSDIDWDPSILDNEVDMVNDWYDAMQDLPGNAYVEPRFDNTGQYLHRHIAYYDLDREDAIDCIIQCRKHNVKRNERDYEALRPCLGWVSGDTVRKTIMATTQYAREVYNAPLRKHFKSRFPALNVHRRNEAVATDTIWSDTPAVDNGAKFAQLFVGRRSLVTDIYPMKTDKEFVNALEDNIRHRGAMDKLLSDRAQVEISKKVADITRAYNIDQWQSEPHHQHQNFAERRIATIEANTNNVLNKTGAPDSTWLLCIAYICYVFNHLSHESLHDRTPLETLLGSTPDISVLLQFHFWEPVYYRIEDPSFPSDGTEKSGHFVGIAESVGDALTYKVLTDDTNKILYRSSVRSALKSGETNLRLTPQDGESNSKPINFVKSRRTENKNSYALKDLPGFTPDDLIGRTMMGSVFVHVSQGKS, encoded by the exons ATGGTACCGGCCACCAGGCAAATGACTAGCGGAGCTGCTTActcgcattttttggataatGTATTTTCACTTCCTCAAGGGCACCCAATCCGACTTAGtttcgaacaacaagggTATAATTCTGTTGATGATCTCCTCAGTATTTTTGAGAACGAACTAGATGCCCTTGGATATGTGCCTTCAGCGAGTCCTGACACCCATGAAGACCCTCAGTGGACCCCATTGCTCATGGCGCACCGACAGATCCTTCGTCATTTCCTGCGTTGGCAGGCATCActtgaacggcaaaagggaagtcctttggaaaattcgGAGCTTGTTGCATTGACTAGTGGAGATTTCATTTTATATCGACGCTCAGCACTCGGACAAGTCTCTAATGTTCCGGCCACCATCAGTCCTTCTCTGAACAACCAGTTAAGTACGTCCACGAAAGCTCGATCGGCAGTCGACGAATTCAAGCGAGGAGTCAAGCGTGACAAGACCCACTATCCTATCCTTAAGGATGACCGATACTGGGACAATTTCTACCGGTCTTTCGTGGTCACCGCGGTATCCCATAACGTGGAAAAGGTACTTGACCCATCCTATGCACCGACGGACCCCTCAGAGAAGTCTCTTTTTGAGGAACAGAAGAAATTTGTGTACTCTGCTTTGGAACATACACTTCAGACAGATATGGGGAAAAACCTTGTTCGCGAACATAGTTTTGACTTCAATGCCcaagaagttttccgtaaggTTGTCAAGCACTACACAGAGTCTGCCAGTGCCAAGATTGGGTCCTCCAACACTTTGGCCTACCTCACTACGGCAAAATATGGCACATCCTGGACAGGAACGGCGGAAGGGTTCATCCTTCACTGGAAGAACCATCTTCGCATCTACAATGATATGGTTCCTATGGCAGAGCAGTTGCCTAAACAGCTTTGCCTCAGTATGCTTGAAAACGCTGTACACGACATCCCTGAACTCCGCCAGGTCAAGATCACCGCTACTTTAGACTTAGCTAAAGGAGGCACTCCCCTCAACTACGAAGGTTACCTGAGTCTATTGCTTGCATCTGCTTCTCTATACGATAAAgggaacaacctttccaattctcgtaGTGTCAAGAGCAAGCGTAGCGCCTTTCTGACCGACCTCTCGTATGATCAACCGGACTTCACCGAAGACAATGGGATTGACTATGATATTGATCTCTCTCCTGCAGTGATCTATGAGGCCAATGCTCACAACCGCAAAGTCAGTCCATCTGGCCACCGTAATCGCGATCCGGCAACCAATCGAGAGCGTCCGTATATCCCTCGCGAAATGTGGAATCAGCTTTCAGATgatgccaaagccattctccaAGGCCTGTCCGCACCCGACAAAGGCCCTACTCGATCCGGCGATGTCTCGCAACGTGCGTTGGAAGCGAATACCCACGCCAAGATATCGAACGATAATGGCGAGTTCAATCGTAGCGAACCAGACAACCAGCAAGCTGAAGCATTCCATGACTGTGATCAAACGACGGAGCTCCTTGCACACTTGACTGACCGTGTGAGTCACATGGGAGATGGCGATATCCGAAAAGTTCTTGCTGCATCCCGCCGTACACCAATCAATTGTACCCAGTCATCGGACAATCGACAACAGTCTGTTCAACTCAACGTTCTGGAATATCAAGTCTCTCGTCATTCCGTTGAGAACAAGACTGCTGCTCTAGTCGATCGAGGTGCCAACGGTGGACTTGCTGGCTGTGATGTCAAAGTTGTGAACAAGACAGGACGGTCTGCTAGTATAACGGGTATCAACGAGCATACCCTGTCAGATTTGGATATTGTCACTGCCGCTGGGTTTGTCGAGTCTCACAAAGGCCCTATCATTGTGATTATGCACCAATACGCCTATCTTGGCAAGGGAAAGACCATCCACTCCAGTGCCCAACTTGAGCATTACCGAAACACAGTCGAAGACCGGTCTCGCAATGTTGGAGGACAACAGCGGATTGTTACCTTGGATGATTATATCATTCCTCTTCATGTTCGACAAGGCCTCCCGTATATGGATATGCGGCAGCCTACCGATAGCGAGTTCGAATCTCTTCCGCATGTTGTGTTGACTTCCGATATTGACTGGGACCCTTCTATTCTAGACAATGAAGTTGACATGGTGAACGACTGGTACGATGCAATGCAAGATCTTCCGGGCAATGCCTATGTTGAACCACGATTTGACAACACAGGCCAATACCTCCACCGCCATATAGCGTACTACGATCTCGATCGCGAGGACGCTATTGATTGCATTATCCAGTGTCGTAAGCACAATGTCAAACGCAATGAACGGGATTATGAAGCATTACGTCCCTGCTTGGGATGGGTATCCGGTGACACTGTCCGAAAAACCATCATGGCTACGACACAGTACGCTCGCGAAGTCTACAATGCACCGCTACGAAAGCACTTCAAATCGCGATTCCCGGCTCTAAATGTGCATCGGCGCAACGAGGCTGTTGCAACGGATACTATCTGGTCAGACACACCtgctgttgacaacggaGCCAAGTTTGCACAACTGTTTGTGGGGAGACGTTCCTTAGTCACCGATATTTATCCCATGAAAACAGACAAGGAGTTTGTCAATGCCCTTGAAGACAATATTCGCCATCGTGGAGCTATGGATAAACTTCTGAGTGATCGAGCCCAAGTCGAAATCAGTAAGAAGGTTGCTGATATTACACGAGCCTACAACATTgaccaatggcaaagtgaacctcatcatcaacatcaaaattttgccgAACGCCGTATTGCTACTATTGAAGCTAATACCAATAACGTTCTTAACAAAACCGGTGCTCCTGATTCCACTTGGCTCTTGTGCATTGCCTACATCTGCTATGTCTTCAACCATTTGTCCCATGAATCTTTGCATGATCGTACACCGCTCGAGACTCTTCTTGGTAGCACCCCTGATATCAGCGTACTTCtccagtttcatttttgggaaccggtgtACTACCGTATCGAAGATCCATCTTTCCCTTCCGATGGTACCGAAAAGAGCGGTCactttgttggcattgctgaatctgTTGGGGATGCTCTCACTTACAAAGTCCTCAcagacgacaccaacaagatCTTATACCGCTCTAGTGTGCGTTCCGCTTTGAAATCCGGAGaaaccaacctacgccttacgccacaggatggggagagtaaTTCTAAGCCTATCAACTTTgtcaagtcgcgtagaactgaaaacaaaaattcctatgccttAAAGGATCTACCCGGTTTCACCCCTGACGACCTTATTGGACGCAC gatgatggggagcgttttcgtgcacgtatcacaaggaaaatcttag
- a CDS encoding predicted protein encodes MTTPVSLSTGRTSTLITAVYDFGEDLFKENTLNIRSVKAFVLPEMSLIEEVAAEALRAAEADFDAGNLMEEMVEAPVAKMVETLADIEPDTLVDTEPNTPVDTEPDSPVAKIVETPCTKQSGM; translated from the exons ATGACCACCCCTGTATCCCTTTCAACCGGGCGTACCTCTACTTTGATAACAGCAgtttatgattttggagaggaTTTGTTCAAGGAAAACACACTGAACATTCGGAGTGTAAAGGCATTTGTACTGCCAGAAATGTCCTTAATTGAGGAAGTAGCAGCAGAGGCTTTGCgggcagcagaagcagactTTGACGccggaaacttgatggaagaaatggttgAAGCCCCAGTAGCCAAAATGGTTGAAACCCTGGCTGACATAGAGCCCgataccttggtcgacacagagCCCAATACCCCGGTTGACACAGAACCTGATAGCCCGGTGGCCAAAATTGTCGAAACCCCG TGCACCAAACAGAGTGGTATGTGA
- a CDS encoding predicted protein has translation MTINANKAVARGAALQSAILSPRFKDANDEAQGMEVDATTGAQPTNAVVMFDRSLSFTINQGTFAVLAEYNKKALKYGLPAFGNAIATFSVQAPISEEAKKNCVNVKEDIHGIIQLSLAQMMEEIANKEESEMSDPSPLKDGEEDAAPENKKKVKKTNLVFTTTRSLEWTDGKIQKAYQVELAMVLKDKLVQEPSDKCNKLKAYIYGMQDKVGLDSALGLFGTDAEKAAFTTQNEAMDNCQSLDQ, from the exons ATGAcaatcaacgccaacaaAGCCGTCGCCCGTGGCGCGGCCCTGCAATCCGCTATCCTGTCACCCCGGTTCAAG gacgccaacgacgaggCGCAAGGCATGGAAGTGGATGCCACCACGGGTGCCCAGCCAACCAATGCCGTTGTCATGTTTGACCGCAGTTTGTCCTTTACCATT AACCAGGGAACCTTCGCCGTGCTGGCGGAATACAATAAAAAGGCCCTCAAATACGGCTTGCCGGCTTTTGGAAACGCAATTGCGACCTTTTCCGTGCAGGCGCCCATATCCGAGGAAGCCAAAAAAAATTGCGTCAACGTCAAAGAGGATATTCACGGTATCATCCAACTGAGTTTGGCACAAATGATGGAAGAGATTGCCAACAAGGAGGAATCCGAGATGTCGGATCCTTCTCCCCTTAAGGATGGCGAGGAAGATGCCGCTCCggagaacaagaagaagGTGAAAAAGACCAATTTGGTCTTTACCACGACGCGTTCGTTGGAGTGGACCGATGGCAAAATTCAAAAGGCGTACCAGGTTGAACTGGCCATGGTGCTCAAGGACAAACTTGTGCAAGAACCGTCCGACAAATGTAACAAACTCAAGGCCTATATTTACGGTATGCAGGACAAGGTTGGTTTGGATTCGGCTCTGGGATTGTTCGGTACCGACGCGGAAAAGGCCGCCTTTACTACCCAAAACGAAGCGATGGATAattgtcagagtcttgaCCAATAA
- a CDS encoding predicted protein translates to MGELVARPPIHTASYDRLQPDRLSTILLFHEDDPVNYRYKVVVVDRMLLPSTPLQYGTAAFLIPAGREAEYIFASEIGLKSIAESASTARLIAISFGRHHRFGSQIIVQEELSFVVQVLSRQGTFLPKPHQELLAEVEIPFMAVDGIGNRHIVAEGESQISGKYLVEQVDVDGMQVRRLYFANNPFVIQSEAVLRDQGRVDKSCSAFDYHKTMAAGILALVDSDVLTHGLLVGLGGGCFVNLIGHLLNDLELSVVELDPAILKIAEEHFDLDLESNRLDIRVGDGLEIMPLTHDAVSGCPTTFAKESMAFVAIDVDSKDQSAGMSCPPESFVEIEYLSRLAELIHPHGVLVMNISARDPEKLDHVCRRVQQVFRNVALAAPHDGEGNGKKKDINMVLFGKHAVMEVSTSKLCPLVEPHTTYESGPDLKRALANLVAWNETKSIDTGSSNKIGRTKTTRQKKKRGKRK, encoded by the coding sequence ATGGGCGAGCTTGTGGCTCGGCCCCCCATTCATACGGCGTCGTATGATCGCCTGCAGCCAGACCGTCTATCCACAATTCTGCTTTTCCACGAAGACGATCCCGTCAACTATCGCTATAAAGTTGTAGTCGTGGACCGAATGCTGCTTCCCTCCACCCCCCTTCAATACGGGACTGCCGCATTTCTCATTCCAGCTGGACGGGAAGCTGAATACATCTTTGCTTCGGAGATTGGATTAAAATCAATAGCGGAATCTGCCAGCACGGCCCGACTGATCGCAATCAGTTTTGGAAGACATCATAGGTTCGGCTCGCAGATAATCGTTCAGGAAGAACTGTCGTTCGTCGTACAGGTTCTCTCTCGCCAAGGCACCTTTCTACCGAAACCACACCAGGAGCTGCTTGCCGAGGTTGAAATCCCATTCATGGCTGTAGATGGGATTGGAAATCGCCATATTGTTGCAGAAGGAGAGAGTCAAATTTCAGGCAAGTATCTTGTTGAGCAAGTCGATGTTGATGGAATGCAGGTCCGTCGACTATATTTTGCGAACAATCCTTTTGTAATTCAGTCAGAAGCTGTGCTGCGCGATCAGGGTCGGGTTGATAAGAGCTGTTCTGCGTTTGACTATCACAAAACTATGGCTGCCGGTATTCTGGCACTGGTTGATTCGGATGTTTTGACGCACGGTCTTCTGGTTGGTCTGGGGGGTGGTTGTTTCGTCAACTTGATTGGGCATCTCCTGAATGATCTTGAATTGTCGGTAGTCGAACTTGACCCTGCTATACTGAAAATTGCCGAAGAGCACTTTGATCTAGATCTGGAGAGCAACCGCTTGGACATCCGGGTGGGCGACGGCCTAGAGATCATGCCACTTACCCATGACGCCGTTTCGGGTTGTCCGACAACcttcgcaaaagaaagtATGGCATTTGTTGCCATTGATGTTGATTCGAAGGACCAATCAGCTGGTATGTCATGTCCGCCAGAATCTTTCGTAGAAATTGAGTATTTGTCGAGGTTGGCTGAGCTTATCCACCCACATGGAGTTCTAGTCATGAATATATCTGCTCGAGATCCTGAAAAGCTAGATCATGTTTGTCGAAGAGTGCAACAAGTTTTTCGAAACGTTGCGCTGGCAGCACCTCACGACGGAGAGGGCAatgggaaaaagaaagatatAAATATGGTTCTATTTGGGAAGCACGCCGTCATGGAAGTGTCAACATCAAAGCTTTGTCCACTGGTGGAACCTCATACTACCTATGAATCAGGGCCTGACCTAAAGAGGGCATTGGCAAATCTTGTTGCATggaacgaaacaaaatcaatTGACACTGGTTCATCAAACAAGATTGGGCGAACCAAGACCACTCGACAGAAGAAAAAGCGTGGAAAGAGAAAATAA